The Hymenobacter oligotrophus genome has a window encoding:
- a CDS encoding T9SS type A sorting domain-containing protein, which produces MPRLLPAVLALLLPLGALAQTAQFGLEYQPQAAGISNGAGELPLAWAGGLNSPQFSSIDLNADGQQDLFVFERMTNRVQTYLSVPTVSGGRGWQYAPEYESLFPGDLQNWALLRDYDCDNRPDLWTQIGGGDVRVFRNVPDAAGRPAFQLISNQLTYSLGSGPSNFNIRLGGYDIPAIQDVDGDGRLDILSFDFASGSYLQYFRNTSGSCGGLQFRQESDYWGGIMSCFSTCTGYATGGVACRPNGTNHTGGFGLLLQDFDQDGDQDLLLGRDGCPELVGLRNTGTAQLAATNSSSQLATLPNGLGAVSLVNYPVAFSLDATQDGKPDLVVASGLLDNTDRVSLRNNVLLFENTGTAAAPNYVRRPAGFLTDEMLDVSEGAAAAFADLDADGLVDMLVANHGEQYGAPFTETNYRATMAFYRNVGTRSRPVFSLANADYLGLSARNFRGLRPTLTDLNRDGAVDLAFGATHQGASFVFYFLNTAAANQPAAFNAAQLTYLRNLGNTAGDTPCFTDVDGDGNLDLLLGTNSNNTVGSLLYYRRNPAQPFEESFSLLNDDFGRIRMANGERPFTLAPTVTDADGDGTPDLLTIDHTGVLRMYANYRAQNGTFVERTDLVLNSRTGQYETTHLGANNRARNHVVAADLGNDGAPEIVVGLETGGLLLYGTRNRVTSTRNQAAVLQLQLYPSPATTEVVVETAAPTSVLVRDLRGRLVLQARTPARKHQLSVRALAAGVYLLEVTDAEGRRGVQRFSVAE; this is translated from the coding sequence ATGCCCCGATTGCTACCTGCCGTATTGGCCTTGCTGCTGCCCCTAGGTGCCCTGGCCCAAACCGCCCAGTTTGGCCTCGAGTACCAGCCGCAAGCGGCGGGCATTAGCAACGGCGCGGGCGAGCTGCCGCTGGCCTGGGCAGGCGGGCTGAATAGTCCGCAGTTCTCCAGCATCGATTTGAACGCCGACGGCCAGCAGGATTTGTTTGTGTTCGAGCGGATGACCAACCGCGTGCAAACCTACCTGAGCGTGCCCACCGTCAGCGGCGGGCGCGGCTGGCAATACGCCCCCGAGTACGAAAGCCTGTTCCCCGGCGACCTGCAGAACTGGGCCTTGCTGCGCGACTACGACTGCGACAACCGCCCCGACCTCTGGACGCAGATTGGGGGCGGCGACGTGCGGGTGTTTCGCAACGTGCCCGATGCTGCCGGGCGGCCCGCGTTTCAGCTCATCAGCAACCAGCTAACTTACAGCCTGGGCTCGGGGCCAAGCAATTTCAACATTCGCCTAGGTGGCTACGATATTCCGGCCATACAGGACGTGGACGGCGACGGGCGGCTCGATATCCTGTCGTTCGACTTTGCCAGCGGCAGCTACTTGCAGTATTTCCGCAACACCAGCGGCAGTTGCGGTGGCTTGCAATTTCGGCAGGAAAGCGACTACTGGGGCGGCATCATGTCGTGCTTTAGCACCTGCACGGGCTACGCCACGGGCGGGGTAGCCTGCCGGCCCAACGGCACCAACCACACCGGCGGCTTTGGCTTGTTGCTGCAGGATTTCGACCAGGATGGCGACCAAGATTTGCTTCTGGGCCGTGATGGGTGCCCCGAGCTCGTGGGCTTGCGCAACACCGGCACCGCCCAGCTGGCCGCCACCAACAGCAGCAGCCAACTGGCCACGTTGCCCAACGGCCTAGGTGCGGTTTCGTTGGTGAACTACCCGGTGGCTTTCAGCCTCGATGCCACGCAGGATGGCAAGCCCGATTTGGTGGTAGCCTCGGGTTTGCTCGATAACACCGACCGCGTAAGCCTGCGCAACAACGTGTTGCTGTTCGAGAATACGGGCACGGCCGCTGCACCCAATTACGTGCGCCGCCCGGCGGGTTTCCTGACCGACGAAATGCTTGACGTGAGCGAGGGCGCTGCCGCCGCGTTTGCCGACCTCGACGCCGATGGCCTGGTAGATATGCTCGTGGCCAACCACGGCGAGCAGTACGGCGCGCCGTTCACCGAAACGAACTACCGCGCCACCATGGCCTTTTACCGCAACGTGGGTACGCGCAGCCGGCCGGTGTTCAGCCTCGCCAACGCCGACTACCTAGGGCTGTCGGCGCGCAACTTCCGCGGCCTGCGCCCCACCCTCACCGACCTCAACCGCGACGGAGCCGTGGACCTGGCCTTTGGCGCTACCCACCAGGGCGCCTCGTTTGTGTTTTATTTCCTGAACACGGCCGCTGCTAACCAGCCGGCCGCCTTCAATGCCGCGCAGCTTACCTACCTGCGCAACCTAGGCAACACCGCTGGCGATACGCCCTGCTTTACCGACGTGGACGGCGACGGCAACCTCGATTTGCTGCTCGGTACCAACTCCAACAACACCGTTGGCTCGCTGCTGTACTACCGCCGCAATCCCGCGCAGCCCTTCGAGGAGAGCTTTAGCTTGCTGAACGATGATTTCGGCCGCATCAGAATGGCCAACGGCGAGCGGCCGTTTACCCTAGCGCCCACCGTAACCGATGCCGACGGCGACGGCACCCCCGACCTGCTTACCATCGACCACACCGGCGTGCTGCGGATGTACGCCAACTACCGCGCCCAAAACGGCACCTTTGTGGAGCGCACCGATTTGGTGCTCAACAGCCGCACCGGGCAGTACGAGACAACCCACCTAGGCGCCAACAACCGCGCCCGCAACCACGTGGTAGCCGCCGACCTTGGCAACGACGGCGCGCCCGAAATTGTAGTGGGCCTCGAAACGGGCGGTTTGTTGCTTTACGGCACGCGCAACCGCGTTACCAGCACCCGCAACCAGGCCGCCGTGCTGCAGCTGCAGCTATACCCCAGCCCCGCCACCACCGAAGTGGTAGTTGAAACCGCCGCACCCACAAGCGTGCTAGTGCGCGATTTGCGGGGGCGGTTGGTGCTGCAAGCCCGCACGCCCGCACGCAAGCATCAGCTCAGCGTACGGGCGTTGGCGGCGGGGGTGTACCTACTCGAAGTCACCGATGCCGAAGGCCGCCGCGGGGTACAGCGGTTTTCGGTTGCTGAGTAG